TGGCGTTCGGATTTCTGATGACCGCGACTCCTCTGATGGTTCTTGCCCTGCCAGGTTGCCTGGGTCGATATGTGGAGTATTACAGACAACGCGGTATGCTCGGCCTGTTTTTGAGAAGGACAGCCATCGTCAGTGGGTTGCTCGCCCTGTGCGGAGCAACTGCCGTGGCAATGGGGGCAGGCCCAGTTGCGGAGCTTGTCTTCGGGAATAGATCCTACCGCCCTCTTGTCCACGACCTGGCCTTCGCCCTCCTGACTGTGGCGGCCTTTAATTACCTCTACGAACTGGCCATGGCGCTCAGGCTCAACCGCTGGATCAGTCTCATCCAGCTTCTCAACAGCGTTTTGTTTGCAGGACTGGGGCTGGGACTGCTCATCCTCTGGCGGAACGATGCCCAAACCGTCATCATTGCCTATGCGCTGGCCTGCGCCATCACGGCAGCCATTGCCTTCTTTGGTTTCAAGCCCTGGCGTTATGCCGCGCGTGAGGAACGTCCCGCGTCGCTCCGGGAGTCATTCTGGCCCAGGATCCTTCAGTACTCTCTATGGGTGTGGGCAGCCGGGGCGATCAGCAACCTGTTCGCTGTCGTGGATCGTTACATGGTCCTCCACTGGTTGCCGCCCGATCACGGTGACCCCCTGGCCCTCCTGGGCGACTACCACGCATCTCGCCTTGTGCCGATGCTGTTCGTCTCTTTGGCAGGGCTTTGCGCAGCGATGAGCACACCGCATCTCAGTCATTTGTGGGAAACCGGACAATCGCGCCACGCCGCCGAACAACTCAATTTACTTACCAAGTTGCTTTCCCTGGGATTGCTTGTGGGATCCACCGGCGTGTTATTGGCCGGACCTGTATTGTTCGATACGCTCCTCGCCGGAAAATATCCCGCGGGCCTTGATATCTTCCCGATCACCCTGGCGTATTGTTCGTGCTTTTCCCTCTTTCTTCTTCTCCAGAATTATGTTCTCTGCTGCGAGAAAGCTTATTTTGCCGGGTTGGCACTCGCCTGCGGCCTGTTCGTCAATGTTGGTCTCAACCTCGCCTGGCTGCCTGTGTGGGGACTTCCCGGGGCTGTCTGGGCCACGCTGGCCGCCAACGGAGTGGCCCTGCTCGTGCTCCTGATGATCAATCGCCGATTGGGGCAGCCGACCGACGCGGGGCTGCTCCTCGCCCTTGTCGCTCCCCTGGGAATCGCCCTTGGAACCGGATGGACATTGCTCATCACCGCAGTCGTGCTGTTCCTTGCGCTGCGGACGAATCTTTTTATCAAAAATGCAGAAAAACAAGAACTCGGCGTCCTCATCCGACAATTGCTGTCGCGAAAAGCGCTTCCAGCGGGTCTGGCCTCCTCGGCAACGTGCGACTCTTCACTCACCTCATCCACGCCCACTATGGAGTTAAGCACCCAGCGCGAGACCAAAGACCTGCCCAGAATTCCCGCCATGCCTCCCGCAAATTTCCTCGTCACCCCAAAAGAGTCCCCAGCGGACGAAACCGACGAGGCGATTCCTCCTGGATGCGGATGGCCCAATCCCTTCTTTCGAAGTCGTGAGCATCCTCCCCTGGGGCATCGGGATCCTCTCCGTGTCATGTTCATCATCACCTGCATGCCGGTGGGCGGAGCCGAAAGGCTGCTCCTGGACATCGTCCGTCGCATGGACCGAAGAATATTCGCGCCGGAGTTATGCTGCCTGAAGTATCTCGGCCCGTTGGGAGAGGTCCTCGCCCGGGAAATCCCCGCTTTCGCCGGACTTCTCAAACACAAGTATGACTTCCGCGTGTTACCGCGATTGTACCGGCTGCTCCGCGAGCGGCGGATCGACGCGGTGATCACCGTTGGCACGGGCGGCGACAAGATGTTCTGGGGGCGTCTCGCGGCCTACCTAGCAGGGGTTCCCGTCGTTGCCTCGGCGCTGCACTCCACAGGTTTGCCGGACCGCGTGGAATTTCTCAATCGGTTACTCACACCGTTGACAGACGCCTTCATCGCCGTCTCACCACTTCATGCCCGGTACATCATCGAGCACGAAGGATGTGCAGCCAATCGAACTTGGACCATTCCAAACGGCATCGACACCGAGCGATTTTCGCCCCGGCCGGCGGATCCCCGGCTTCGGGCAAGCCTCGGACTCCAGCCGGAGCATCGCGTTGTGGCCCTGGTGGCAGCGTTGCGGCCCGAGAAAAACCACGAACTACTCCTCCAGGCCGCTCCGATCATCCTGGCTGAACTGCCGCAAACGCGGTTCCTCATCGTGGGAGATGGCCCGAGACGTGCGGAGCTCCATCGCCTTGCCCGACGCTTCGGCGTGGACCACGCCGTGATCTTCACAGGCAATCGGGACGACATCCCCGATGTTCTGGCTTGCGCGGACCTGGCCGTCCTCTGCTCCCATATGGAAGCAAACCCGCTTGCCCTGCTGGAAGCGCTGGCGTGCGAAAAGCCGGTGGTCGCCACGGCAGTAGGCTCTGTACCACTCCATGTCCGGGACGGGGTCACCGGATTCCTTGTCGCCCCCGGAGATGCCCGGGCACTGGCAGCAAAATGCCTCGCTCTCCTGCTTGATCCCGAACTTGCCCGGAGGATGGGCCGTGCTGGCCGCCAACACGTCTTGCGACATGGATCGCTCGAGAGAACGGTGGCCGGATATCAGCGATTGATCACCACAATTTACGCCAGAAAATGCGGAGGCGCTATACCTGAGTCTCACTACTTTACGCCAGCCACTCAATCCACGCATTCTTCGCCAGTTCCCTTTCCTGCCGTCGATGATTTGATCTCGCCCGGCGTGGAAACTGCTTCTCATGGTTGAGCCGCACGGTTGCAGCGGCAGACTGGGAAGGGAATTGCCTCTTGGGTGTGAGTTGCCCCTTCCTTGGCGCTGGACACAACCGTTCCATTCGGTTTTTTCAAAAAAATCCTTCTTTCGGTCAAATTCGCTACAGTTTCCCGAAATGTTGGGAGCCACCGCATCCGATACAAAAAGGGGCAGACCCGGCGTGCAATCGGGTCAGGCAGTGTTGACGTTGCCGTTTTCTTGGGAGTGTGTCCCATGCGAAAGATCGGCCTTTGGGCAATGGTTTGCGTGATGGCAGTGCTCTGGTGGGGGACGCCGGTCCGCGCCCAAAATCCGCAGAGTATCTGGTTCGAGGACCTTAATGCCGCCCGCCGGGTTGCTGCCGAGACAAATCGGCTGGTCCTCATCCATTTTTGGGCGGAATGGTGTCGGCCGTGCCGACAGATGGAAGCTGAGGTTTTCTCTCGCCCCGAGGTCCTCTCTGCCATTGCGACCTCCTATGTGGCGGTGAAAGTGAATTTCGATCAAAACCCGGTCCTTGCGCGACAGCTCAACGTGGAGTCGATCCCCACCGATGTGATCATCACCCCACAGGGCGAGATCATCGCGAAGTCCGTGGGCGGGGTGTCCGCTCCTCGGTATGTCGAACGACTCAATGAAGTCGCCAGCCAATGGCAACAGCGACAGGCTCTGGTCGCGCGAATGGCTGGTCCACCCCCTGGAAGTTTTGGACCGAGCAATCAGCTCAACGGCCCCGACGCAACCCTTCCTGTGCGACCTCCCATAGCCGGTCCAGCGCCTGCCTGGTCTCCTGCCGCTAGGGTGACCGCCCCGGGAATGCCCGAATCGGTGGGCCCGCAGCCGGGAGCGGAGAACCGCATGCCCCTTGCCCCCGGATACAATCCGACACTGGCCGCCCAAGCTCCCTCGAACTTCACCCAGCAGCCTCCAATGGTCGCAAATCCATCGCCGCAAGTTGCCCCGCCGGCTCCGTCGCCCACGATAGATACCAGCCAGGCTTGGATGACTCAAAATTCGTCAGGTCCTGGCTCACCCTGGCCTGCCTCGACGCCGGTTGGCGAGATGAATGCTCCTGCGTTAAACGGGGGTTCCGTGAATCCGTATTTGCCATCCAACACACCTTACTCACCGACAACAGGGGCTCCGTCCTACGCTGCCCAATCGCCGGTTCCAACCGCACCAGGTGCTCTCGCACCGTCTGAGGCTCTCAGACCTAATTCCCCCGCTTTGAACAGTTTCGCGGGATCGAATGGTGGTCCCGGCTCCACGGCTCCACCCTCAGCGAATCCCCCAGCCGCCACGCCAGAAACTTTTCTCGCTGCCCGCCCATCCTCAGGAAATGAAGGCCGTCAAACGGACATTGGATCTACCGGTTCACCGTCTTCACCGGTTGCCATTCCGCCGGGCAATCCACCGCTCGCGCTGGATGGATATTGTCCGGTCAGCCTTACGGACAAACACCGCTGGGTCCTCGGTAACCGTCGCTGGGGCGCACGACATGAAGGTCGAACCTACCTCTTTGCCGGCCCCGAGGAGCAGCAGAAGTTCCTTGCCAATCCCGATCGCTACGCGCCGGTCCTTTCCGGCTACGACGTGGTGAAACTTGTCGAGGGCACACAACTGGTGGAAGGTCGTCGTGAACACGGCGCGTGGTTCGGCGGCCGAGTTTACCTGTTCAGCGACGAAGAGTCTTTCCAGAAATTCAGTGCCGACCCCTACCGCTATATCAATGCACTCCCCCAGGCGGTGGCACGACTTTCCCAGAAGGCGGGAACTGCACCCGCGGGCAACAGTTTTCTCCCGTCGGCTGCGCCGAAATCGTTTGGCCAGTCGCCGCTCAGTTTCGGCAACCAACTGGCTCCCGCCACGGAGTCACCGCAAACTGAGAACCGACAAGGTATCGCCCCCGCCGTGGGCTCCACGAGCAACACGGGACCAGCGCCCGGCGCATCGCTGCCCCCATCGCAAGTCTCGCCCAATAGCTATTCCCAAATACCGGGTGCAGGATTGCCGGCCGCGACCTCGGCCCAGCCCGGCCCCCAAATCCAGGTCGGCCTTCCAGACAGGGTGATGAATAACCTCCCTAGTCGCGTGGTGGGACCGACAACTCAGCCCTATCCCCCTATCGCGACCCGACCTACTACGGAGTCTCAAACACCCGGCTTTGGTGCACCGCATTACGGCATGCCAGGGCGGTACTGAGCTCGCGAGCCCTCTCCTCCCGGCCGATGCAAACCTTCTGAAGTTGTAGAGACAATTCACGAACTGCCCCGAGCAAACTGATCCTGACCGGTAAAAGGGATTATCCCACAGTGAAATGCGGAGATGACGCGCAGGTCCCACGCGTTGAACCTCACTTGCGTCCAAGGCCTTGTCGAACGGTGCGCCCCTTTCGGCGGCCGGACAAACACGGGATAAGTCGGACGGAGCCTCGGCTTGCCTCCTGCCCAAGTGAACGCTAAAAATGAATTAGACTCGCTCAATAGGGGAGAGAATGTCCATAGACGCACGGACGACGCGAGAGACCCATCGATTTTGATTCGTCGAAACTAGGCACTACCCGGTGGTGTAACGGTAACACAAGGGACTTTGGCTCCCTAATTCCAGGTTCGAATCCTGGCCGGGTAGCTGACTATTGGGGGCAGAGTCGCACGGGGAGCGCTTGCAGTCAGCACAGCCGAGTCGAATTGGCGGGCAAATCCTTCTGCGTCTTGCAGCTTGTTTTTAATCTTTCCTCTGCGTCCGAGCGTGGTCGTTTCCCCTCGCCGCTCGTTTAACTCGGCGATTTGAAAAAGCCCAGCCAGTCAAGGCGAGCCGGCTACAGCGCCAACGGCGAATCTAATCATTTTTCTGGAATCGCCTAACGACAAGCCGCGCATGCCATCTTGACGAGGCTTTTTTGGCAATCGTCACCAAGTCGCTGGGGAACTGGCCTGTCAGTAGCACTCGAGCACTGCATGGCCCCACCGACCCGATCAACGACCCGGCACGCCGTTGAAATCCCAGCCGCCCCCAAGAGGACAATGGCGCAGGCCCAGAAACCGCCGGTCGGTCAGCACAAAAAGCGCGTCAGAAAATCGCCACCACAGATTGCAATATAGAGAAGATCGAATCACAAGGCCTGTCCCATTGCACCGTTGTGCAACTCGGTACATGTCGTAACTTATGATGACAACATCACCTAATACCACAACGCAGGATTGTGAGAGCGGCCCAGCAACTTGTGTCCATAGCACTCACGTCAGCACAACAAGCGGTGAGTGCATTGTGGCGTCTGGGTAATTCTGCGCTGTAGTATTAAAATGCGCGAAACTGTTCAACTGGGAAGGGGTGCTAGCACAAATGGTCACTTCCTTGCCAACGTTGCGATTGGGACAGCTAATGTCACAGATTTGGGCGACGAGATCTGCCTCGGCCTTTAGCCGCATAGAGTCGTACAAGCCAATGGCTCCAAGTAATAGCAGCACACCACGCCAATTCTTCAACTGAATGTTGTACTTTCGCTGGATACGCTGACACGCTAAGCCAGCGGGATCCACGAGGGTCGTCACGGTTTGGAACACATACCGATACAAATCCCCGTCACCTCCGGCGAAGCCGATCGGGTCTTCGCTCAGCCAGCGGCCGACGCGGGCATCGTACCAGCGGTTGAGGTTGTTTTGCAGTTGGGTGTCACTATCGATCGGTCTACCCGTGACTAATAATCGACTGTTACTGACAAATAATGATCAGTTCTTAAAGAAGAAAACATTCCCTGTCGCCGCGTTGGTCTCCGACGTTACCTGGCCGAAGGCATCGTAGATGAGGTGGTTGACCACGGTGGTCGCCCCCTTGCCTCCGCCGAATCGGGGTTGTCCAGCCTTGGGTCCACGCTGCCAAGCGTTTGTGGGCCGAAGCTGACAATATCCCGGATTGTGCCTAGCGGAAATGTCCCGAACGGTATTCAGTTGGTCCGTCCAGTGTGCCGTTAACGCGTTTACGTGATCCGTCAGCGTCCACTGTACCGTTTCGTTACTGACGTTGTCAACATTTTCCTCGGTGCCGGAGAGAGCGTGGCCGAGCCGCTGGGTGAGAGGCGGAATCCACCGCTGGGCCCCGTAAACACAGCCGTCCGGACGTGCCACTTCCTTTCGCATCGGCGAACTTCCACCTTAAAGGTGGCGAAATGTGCAACCAAAGAGTAGGCGGCTATTTAAAGGGTGGCAGAAAATGCGGCACAGCAGGTTGCCGTACCGTGTGACAAGATAGTGAAACCCGCACACAGGGTGGCAAGATAGTGAAAAGTGAATCGCAAGCCCTATTCAATTGCGATGTTATGCAACCCCGTGCGAGTCGTAACTTATTGCTACAACATAACTTAGCGGAGGGCACGGGACTCGAACCCGCAACCCCTTTCGGGGCACCACATCTCCAGTGTGGTGAATCTTGGGCCTAAATTGGCGAATCGACCTGATGCCCACGGCTGGGGCACGATGAATGATTGGTTGCGGCCGCCCATGATGTGACCTCAAAGTGGTCCTGGCCAGGGAAAAAGCAAAGGTGCTGTTGACACGTGTCAACTCCGGACATAGGATTGCTTGGGTGATGAGGCCCCACCACCCCAATAAACATATCGAAAAGGCCATCCAGTACGCGGAATCCTGTGGCTGGCGCTGTGAGAAGCGATCAGGCCACGCTTGGGGTGTCCTGTTATGTCCCCATGA
This is a stretch of genomic DNA from Thermogutta terrifontis. It encodes these proteins:
- a CDS encoding thioredoxin family protein, which translates into the protein MRKIGLWAMVCVMAVLWWGTPVRAQNPQSIWFEDLNAARRVAAETNRLVLIHFWAEWCRPCRQMEAEVFSRPEVLSAIATSYVAVKVNFDQNPVLARQLNVESIPTDVIITPQGEIIAKSVGGVSAPRYVERLNEVASQWQQRQALVARMAGPPPGSFGPSNQLNGPDATLPVRPPIAGPAPAWSPAARVTAPGMPESVGPQPGAENRMPLAPGYNPTLAAQAPSNFTQQPPMVANPSPQVAPPAPSPTIDTSQAWMTQNSSGPGSPWPASTPVGEMNAPALNGGSVNPYLPSNTPYSPTTGAPSYAAQSPVPTAPGALAPSEALRPNSPALNSFAGSNGGPGSTAPPSANPPAATPETFLAARPSSGNEGRQTDIGSTGSPSSPVAIPPGNPPLALDGYCPVSLTDKHRWVLGNRRWGARHEGRTYLFAGPEEQQKFLANPDRYAPVLSGYDVVKLVEGTQLVEGRREHGAWFGGRVYLFSDEESFQKFSADPYRYINALPQAVARLSQKAGTAPAGNSFLPSAAPKSFGQSPLSFGNQLAPATESPQTENRQGIAPAVGSTSNTGPAPGASLPPSQVSPNSYSQIPGAGLPAATSAQPGPQIQVGLPDRVMNNLPSRVVGPTTQPYPPIATRPTTESQTPGFGAPHYGMPGRY
- a CDS encoding glycosyltransferase, which produces MTIDNVCPLPYEATCSVDEQPVVTASAAAKASISSLMTGMALLLAASVLQRLVGFIRATLFCRWLDASQLGLWDMAFGFLMTATPLMVLALPGCLGRYVEYYRQRGMLGLFLRRTAIVSGLLALCGATAVAMGAGPVAELVFGNRSYRPLVHDLAFALLTVAAFNYLYELAMALRLNRWISLIQLLNSVLFAGLGLGLLILWRNDAQTVIIAYALACAITAAIAFFGFKPWRYAAREERPASLRESFWPRILQYSLWVWAAGAISNLFAVVDRYMVLHWLPPDHGDPLALLGDYHASRLVPMLFVSLAGLCAAMSTPHLSHLWETGQSRHAAEQLNLLTKLLSLGLLVGSTGVLLAGPVLFDTLLAGKYPAGLDIFPITLAYCSCFSLFLLLQNYVLCCEKAYFAGLALACGLFVNVGLNLAWLPVWGLPGAVWATLAANGVALLVLLMINRRLGQPTDAGLLLALVAPLGIALGTGWTLLITAVVLFLALRTNLFIKNAEKQELGVLIRQLLSRKALPAGLASSATCDSSLTSSTPTMELSTQRETKDLPRIPAMPPANFLVTPKESPADETDEAIPPGCGWPNPFFRSREHPPLGHRDPLRVMFIITCMPVGGAERLLLDIVRRMDRRIFAPELCCLKYLGPLGEVLAREIPAFAGLLKHKYDFRVLPRLYRLLRERRIDAVITVGTGGDKMFWGRLAAYLAGVPVVASALHSTGLPDRVEFLNRLLTPLTDAFIAVSPLHARYIIEHEGCAANRTWTIPNGIDTERFSPRPADPRLRASLGLQPEHRVVALVAALRPEKNHELLLQAAPIILAELPQTRFLIVGDGPRRAELHRLARRFGVDHAVIFTGNRDDIPDVLACADLAVLCSHMEANPLALLEALACEKPVVATAVGSVPLHVRDGVTGFLVAPGDARALAAKCLALLLDPELARRMGRAGRQHVLRHGSLERTVAGYQRLITTIYARKCGGAIPESHYFTPATQSTHSSPVPFPAVDDLISPGVETASHG
- a CDS encoding RHS repeat-associated core domain-containing protein gives rise to the protein MDSDTQLQNNLNRWYDARVGRWLSEDPIGFAGGDGDLYRYVFQTVTTLVDPAGLACQRIQRKYNIQLKNWRGVLLLLGAIGLYDSMRLKAEADLVAQICDISCPNRNVGKEVTICASTPSQLNSFAHFNTTAQNYPDATMHSPLVVLT